In Paenibacillus kyungheensis, the following are encoded in one genomic region:
- a CDS encoding NEAT domain-containing protein yields the protein MNMMINTVEKFSFKKVVMMLMMAALVFAGLSPFSAKSAHAAIPNGTYSIDYVVYADGTTNASYMDSSEYSVKPATLVVTNGVAKVKVTLKHKDWIKSFKTQQNGTYVEATTTTSGDTKTFEFPVSNLSAKVNAQIHVVVPAEIAGVPYDHTYTVQYLFDEDSI from the coding sequence ATGAATATGATGATAAATACAGTAGAAAAATTTTCGTTCAAAAAAGTAGTCATGATGTTGATGATGGCGGCTCTGGTATTTGCGGGACTATCTCCATTTTCTGCAAAATCAGCACATGCTGCTATTCCTAATGGCACGTATTCTATTGATTACGTTGTATATGCAGATGGAACTACTAATGCTTCGTATATGGATAGCTCCGAGTATTCAGTCAAACCAGCGACTCTTGTCGTTACAAATGGTGTAGCTAAAGTCAAAGTAACATTGAAGCACAAAGACTGGATCAAATCATTTAAAACACAACAAAATGGTACGTATGTGGAAGCGACCACGACAACAAGTGGTGATACTAAAACATTTGAATTTCCGGTAAGCAACTTATCTGCTAAAGTGAACGCGCAAATTCATGTCGTAGTTCCTGCCGAAATCGCTGGCGTTCCTTACGACCATACGTACACAGTGCAATATTTATTTGACGAAGATAGCATCTAA
- a CDS encoding NEAT domain-containing protein → MNAVMNRMEKWDLKKVLIVLMMAALAFAVLAPLSAKSAHAALANGTYSVDYKVLADGTENTSRLDSYVVKPATVTVVNGVNTVRLTIKSSNLITAFKVEQNGQLVDATVVSTDTSANTRVVEFPVANLDSKVNAYAEIKIPVINYTGKYNVQLQFDTDSI, encoded by the coding sequence ATGAACGCAGTAATGAACCGTATGGAAAAATGGGATTTGAAAAAAGTATTAATCGTTTTGATGATGGCAGCTTTGGCATTTGCAGTACTGGCTCCATTGTCAGCCAAATCAGCACATGCAGCTCTAGCAAACGGAACATACAGCGTAGATTATAAAGTATTAGCAGATGGTACAGAAAATACGTCTCGTCTAGATAGTTATGTTGTGAAGCCAGCTACAGTAACAGTAGTCAATGGCGTGAACACTGTGCGCTTAACGATCAAAAGCAGTAATTTAATTACAGCATTCAAAGTAGAACAAAATGGACAATTGGTAGATGCGACTGTAGTAAGTACAGATACGTCTGCTAACACAAGAGTAGTTGAGTTCCCTGTAGCTAACTTGGATAGCAAAGTAAACGCGTATGCAGAAATCAAAATCCCTGTGATTAATTACACAGGTAAATATAACGTACAACTGCAATTTGACACAGACAGTATCTAA
- the isdC gene encoding heme uptake protein IsdC, translating to MYKRYSVIILSLLMVSLFVIGITPINTIQAASSKLANGTYTLKYDVLKAENNSVSMANDYFEKPAKLYVKNGKMTMQVQLNHSEWTTQFKVKYKGKIVDTKVIQSNSKKDTRIVQFPIADLKNPIVSKIHVTVSSYNYDHDYTIRLALDSKSLKAIKK from the coding sequence ATGTATAAACGATATTCCGTAATCATACTTTCGCTCTTGATGGTTAGTCTTTTCGTCATAGGGATAACGCCTATCAATACGATACAAGCGGCTTCTTCCAAATTGGCTAACGGTACATATACCCTCAAGTACGACGTATTAAAAGCGGAAAATAATTCAGTCTCCATGGCAAATGATTACTTTGAGAAGCCTGCCAAGTTATACGTGAAAAATGGAAAAATGACGATGCAGGTACAACTCAATCATAGTGAGTGGACCACGCAATTCAAAGTGAAATACAAAGGCAAGATTGTGGATACGAAAGTGATTCAAAGCAATAGTAAAAAGGATACACGGATTGTGCAATTTCCGATTGCCGATCTCAAAAATCCTATTGTATCTAAAATTCATGTAACAGTGAGTTCATACAATTATGATCATGACTATACGATTCGCTTAGCTTTAGATTCAAAAAGTCTGAAAGCGATCAAAAAATAA
- a CDS encoding ABC transporter substrate-binding protein codes for MKSSLLWSSALLLFVMTGCSSAASTNVTTPSANAATAQQASITITDFAKRQIALTQIPQRIIALSNGDMDIIYALGGTVVGRPNSNGPAVVSAAEQVEQIGSTHEVDLEKITFLQPDVVLGNYPMNEKDIPAIEGIGSKLILTGANSIQDIQTQITLFGQLLQQETKAKQLNKQIQDHIHTLNSKTSTAKPNVLLVYGAPGTYMAALPNSLSGNILEVAGGHNIAANLPGLQNFPQYAQLNTEQVVQANPDYIMIMTHGNTDEVKAGFLKEMQNNPAWNSIKAVQNNQVEVLPSTLFGTNPGTKVTDALDLIHQILYPERS; via the coding sequence ATGAAATCATCATTGCTCTGGTCATCTGCTCTGCTCTTATTTGTAATGACCGGATGTAGTTCAGCGGCATCAACGAATGTTACTACTCCTTCTGCTAATGCTGCTACAGCACAACAGGCTTCTATCACAATTACTGATTTTGCCAAAAGACAGATCGCTCTCACTCAGATCCCACAGCGTATTATTGCACTCAGCAATGGCGATATGGATATTATCTATGCACTGGGCGGAACTGTAGTCGGTCGACCGAATTCTAATGGCCCTGCTGTTGTAAGCGCTGCTGAACAAGTAGAACAAATCGGTTCCACCCATGAAGTCGATCTGGAAAAGATTACTTTTTTACAACCTGATGTAGTGCTCGGGAATTATCCTATGAATGAAAAAGATATCCCTGCGATTGAAGGTATTGGTTCTAAGCTGATCTTAACAGGAGCTAACTCTATTCAAGATATTCAGACTCAAATTACATTGTTTGGACAACTATTGCAACAAGAAACAAAAGCCAAACAACTTAACAAACAGATACAAGATCATATCCATACATTGAACTCCAAAACTTCTACTGCCAAACCTAATGTATTGCTTGTGTATGGAGCACCCGGAACGTATATGGCGGCTTTGCCTAATTCATTAAGCGGTAATATTCTCGAAGTAGCAGGTGGTCATAATATCGCTGCTAATCTACCCGGTCTGCAAAACTTTCCGCAGTATGCACAGCTCAATACAGAGCAGGTTGTACAAGCGAATCCTGATTACATTATGATCATGACTCATGGTAATACCGATGAAGTCAAAGCTGGCTTTTTGAAAGAAATGCAAAACAATCCGGCATGGAACAGTATCAAAGCGGTACAGAACAATCAAGTGGAAGTCCTTCCATCTACGCTATTCGGCACTAATCCTGGCACTAAAGTCACCGATGCTTTGGACTTGATTCATCAAATATTGTATCCGGAACGTTCATAA
- a CDS encoding FecCD family ABC transporter permease gives MNKQQRNRRRWLVAIILPLLSIIACLYGVLYGSISIPLSEVIPILWGQEPSAYRTILIDLRLPRVMIGWLVGACLATAGALLQGVMKNPLADPGIIGVSAGGGITAMITMVMLPQLSYLLPITAFLGAFVTAVLIYLLAWDRGASPVKIILAGVAVNALLGALTNGIMVIYSDRVQAVLPWLSGGLNGRSWYHLEFMAPYAVCGLILSLLAIKPANLLLLGDDAAQLLGQRVEMNRLLIILLSAFLAGAAVSVAGLVGFVGLVVPHMIRLMIGEDYRFLLPFSMIGGGTLVVFADTVARSWFGSIELPVGILLAVIGAPFFLFLLKRKGRFGLS, from the coding sequence ATGAACAAACAGCAACGTAACCGCAGACGATGGCTTGTCGCTATTATTCTGCCTTTGTTATCGATTATCGCTTGTCTGTATGGTGTGTTATATGGCTCTATCTCTATTCCACTGAGTGAAGTGATACCGATATTATGGGGTCAGGAGCCATCTGCATATCGTACGATTTTGATAGATTTGCGCTTACCGCGTGTGATGATTGGCTGGTTGGTCGGAGCTTGTCTGGCTACTGCTGGAGCACTGTTACAAGGTGTAATGAAAAATCCGTTAGCGGATCCAGGCATTATCGGTGTCTCTGCCGGTGGCGGGATCACAGCGATGATCACGATGGTTATGCTACCACAGTTAAGCTATCTACTTCCGATAACTGCTTTTTTAGGCGCTTTTGTTACAGCGGTATTGATCTATTTGCTAGCATGGGATCGCGGAGCTTCACCTGTAAAAATTATTCTAGCCGGGGTCGCTGTTAATGCACTACTGGGTGCCTTAACTAACGGGATTATGGTCATTTATAGTGATCGGGTACAAGCTGTTCTTCCCTGGTTATCCGGTGGACTGAATGGACGAAGTTGGTATCATCTTGAATTTATGGCGCCTTATGCGGTATGCGGGTTGATCCTGTCACTATTAGCTATCAAGCCAGCCAATCTATTATTGCTTGGCGATGATGCTGCTCAATTGTTAGGGCAACGAGTAGAAATGAATCGCTTGCTTATTATTTTATTGTCAGCTTTTCTAGCAGGAGCTGCTGTAAGTGTAGCAGGATTGGTCGGATTTGTGGGGCTGGTCGTTCCTCATATGATTCGGTTGATGATTGGAGAAGATTATCGCTTTTTACTCCCCTTCTCGATGATTGGCGGTGGCACACTGGTTGTTTTTGCAGATACTGTCGCACGTTCGTGGTTCGGGTCGATTGAATTGCCTGTTGGTATTTTGCTTGCTGTAATTGGAGCACCATTCTTTTTATTCCTATTGAAACGGAAAGGAAGGTTCGGTCTATCATGA
- a CDS encoding ABC transporter ATP-binding protein yields MIQSIHPSTITAAIESKQLSLDNGHFRLDQIDISLPKGQLTAIVGPNGSGKSTLLRLLTKLLKPDQGQVHIGDREITSYSLRELSTTITMLPQMKEMLPQLTVHELVAYGRSPYRRSWHTAHNTTDTAIVDQVLQWTGIEQYRDRMFHTLSGGEQQRTRIAMALAQQTDILLLDEPTTFLDIAHQFEVMDMLKRINAQSGLTIVMVLHDLQQAVAYCDYMIALKQGKVATSGIPQQILTTEFIQDIYHMKARILFEGGYPLILPVIPHHQSGGHLI; encoded by the coding sequence ATGATACAGTCGATTCATCCTTCTACAATAACAGCAGCGATTGAAAGCAAGCAACTCAGTCTGGATAATGGTCATTTTCGTCTGGATCAAATTGATATTTCTTTGCCAAAAGGTCAATTAACCGCGATTGTGGGACCTAATGGATCTGGCAAATCCACCTTATTGCGATTGCTTACAAAACTGCTCAAGCCAGATCAAGGGCAAGTACATATTGGAGATCGTGAGATTACTAGCTATTCTTTACGTGAACTATCGACAACGATTACGATGCTACCACAAATGAAAGAGATGCTTCCTCAATTGACTGTGCATGAACTGGTCGCTTATGGTCGATCACCGTATAGACGAAGCTGGCACACCGCTCACAATACAACAGATACAGCAATTGTCGATCAGGTGCTGCAATGGACAGGGATAGAACAGTATCGAGATCGTATGTTCCATACTTTATCTGGAGGTGAACAACAGCGTACACGAATAGCGATGGCACTGGCTCAACAGACCGATATTTTGCTACTGGATGAACCGACCACTTTTCTCGATATTGCGCATCAATTTGAAGTCATGGATATGCTAAAACGAATTAATGCGCAATCTGGATTAACTATTGTTATGGTGCTACATGATCTGCAACAAGCAGTCGCTTATTGTGATTATATGATTGCACTCAAGCAAGGCAAAGTCGCTACGTCGGGTATTCCACAACAGATTCTTACGACTGAATTTATCCAAGACATTTACCATATGAAAGCTCGAATACTATTTGAGGGTGGTTATCCGCTTATTTTACCGGTTATCCCCCATCATCAATCAGGAGGTCATTTGATATGA
- the isdG gene encoding heme oxygenase, which translates to MIIVTNTSKLTKGSAHLLVERFDKVGKVEYMEGFLGLEVLVNQNSKEFEEVTISTRWASKEAFQGWTKSDAFRESHAHGSTPDYIIENKISFYDVKIVRDPLQSSNDQAVV; encoded by the coding sequence ATGATTATTGTAACCAATACTTCTAAATTAACTAAAGGTAGTGCACATTTACTGGTGGAGCGTTTTGACAAGGTAGGCAAAGTGGAATACATGGAAGGCTTTTTGGGGCTTGAAGTGTTAGTTAATCAAAATAGCAAAGAGTTTGAAGAAGTTACGATCAGTACGCGTTGGGCATCAAAAGAAGCTTTTCAAGGATGGACTAAAAGTGACGCATTCCGCGAATCCCATGCTCATGGCTCTACACCGGATTATATTATCGAAAATAAAATTTCCTTTTATGATGTAAAGATTGTTCGTGATCCTCTTCAATCTTCCAACGATCAAGCTGTCGTCTAA
- a CDS encoding DUF4253 domain-containing protein, whose amino-acid sequence MSSEILNYLQPYNPLSIEAKEITFPIQPKGTPYSLLVIPDDNIEEVMEDTLDDYDSLTDYVDQQLALLQQMDVLDTFRTLVSHQLLDTDLAEQAKSIQHMNWASLYEMYSRLWEGHAWLDERLIPYQVDSLWPDFHAASEPTDQWITLPLPASREYIAPLMVPMGGFNECPAPIVQASLFQYWHQQYKAIPIIVNESIWILQASTRPVTDEEALLLAQEHFMFCSYVLESFESIGQYATYLQKQEFWYFWWD is encoded by the coding sequence ATGAGTTCAGAAATACTGAATTATTTGCAACCATATAACCCGTTATCTATAGAAGCAAAAGAAATCACATTTCCTATCCAACCTAAAGGAACACCCTATTCATTACTTGTTATTCCTGATGATAATATTGAGGAAGTGATGGAAGATACGCTAGATGATTACGACTCCTTAACCGATTATGTCGATCAACAGTTAGCATTACTGCAACAGATGGATGTATTGGATACATTCAGAACATTGGTCAGTCATCAATTACTCGATACCGATCTAGCTGAGCAAGCTAAGTCGATACAACATATGAATTGGGCATCATTGTATGAGATGTATAGCAGATTATGGGAAGGACATGCGTGGTTAGATGAGCGATTGATTCCATATCAAGTGGATTCGTTATGGCCTGATTTTCATGCGGCAAGTGAACCAACAGATCAATGGATTACACTTCCTTTACCTGCTAGCAGAGAATATATCGCTCCATTGATGGTTCCTATGGGTGGGTTCAATGAATGCCCTGCTCCTATTGTGCAAGCTTCTCTTTTCCAGTACTGGCATCAACAATATAAGGCTATTCCTATTATTGTGAATGAAAGTATTTGGATTCTACAAGCCTCTACCAGACCTGTCACTGATGAAGAAGCTTTATTACTCGCTCAAGAACACTTTATGTTCTGCTCGTATGTTTTGGAATCATTTGAGTCGATTGGACAATATGCTACTTATCTTCAAAAGCAAGAGTTCTGGTATTTCTGGTGGGATTAA
- a CDS encoding virulence factor — translation MKITSIEPTPSPNTMMLHLDEQLPHGIRKTYTLANERSAPLFIQQMLHIAGVKSVFHTADFVALDRKASADWSDILNEVQAQMGQEGVENKFEVPTDLSGEHFGEAEVFVQFFRGIPMQIRVKSGTKEERIGLADRFVQAVTEVAVATMIKERKLTDYGVRYGELADIAREVEQELEAAFPEDRLKKIIEQAISHGASQEEFVEQRREMNADEIAVALENPDWRVRYAAFDLLQPDADSLPLIEKALFDEKMQLRRLAVVYLGDLKTPAAMELLYQALQDKSAAVRRTAGDTLSDIGDPAATPAMLATLKDSSKLVRWRAARFLYEVGTEEARDELELAVDDPEFEVSLQAKMALERIESGEQAAGTIWQQMAKSRAKDNV, via the coding sequence ATGAAAATCACATCTATTGAACCTACGCCAAGTCCGAATACGATGATGTTGCATCTTGATGAGCAATTACCTCATGGTATCCGTAAAACATATACATTAGCGAATGAACGCTCTGCTCCTCTTTTTATTCAGCAAATGCTTCATATTGCAGGAGTCAAAAGTGTATTCCATACCGCAGACTTTGTAGCGTTGGATCGTAAAGCAAGTGCCGACTGGTCGGATATCTTAAATGAAGTACAAGCACAGATGGGTCAAGAAGGTGTAGAAAATAAATTTGAAGTACCGACAGATCTCTCAGGTGAGCACTTTGGTGAAGCTGAAGTATTTGTGCAATTTTTCCGCGGGATTCCGATGCAGATTCGGGTGAAGTCTGGAACAAAAGAAGAACGTATTGGGCTAGCAGATCGATTTGTACAGGCAGTTACAGAAGTAGCAGTCGCTACGATGATCAAAGAACGCAAATTAACCGATTATGGTGTTCGTTATGGTGAACTTGCTGATATTGCACGTGAAGTCGAACAAGAGCTTGAAGCGGCTTTTCCAGAAGATCGATTGAAAAAGATTATCGAACAAGCGATTTCTCATGGCGCAAGCCAGGAAGAATTTGTAGAACAGCGTCGGGAAATGAACGCAGATGAAATTGCTGTAGCACTTGAAAATCCAGATTGGCGTGTACGTTATGCGGCTTTTGATCTGTTGCAACCAGACGCGGATAGCTTACCTTTAATCGAAAAAGCTTTATTTGATGAAAAAATGCAATTGCGTCGTCTTGCAGTTGTCTATCTCGGTGATCTCAAAACACCTGCGGCGATGGAACTATTATATCAAGCACTACAAGATAAATCGGCAGCGGTTCGTCGTACAGCAGGTGATACTTTATCAGATATCGGTGATCCTGCGGCAACGCCGGCAATGCTAGCTACACTCAAAGACAGCAGTAAATTGGTGCGCTGGCGTGCTGCTCGTTTCTTGTATGAAGTCGGAACTGAAGAAGCACGTGACGAATTAGAATTAGCTGTGGATGATCCTGAATTCGAAGTGAGTTTGCAAGCCAAAATGGCTCTAGAACGAATCGAATCCGGGGAACAAGCCGCAGGGACAATCTGGCAACAAATGGCGAAAAGTCGTGCCAAAGATAACGTCTAA
- a CDS encoding amino acid permease — MASSPSSPPRELKAGLRARHMTMIALGGSIGTGLFLASGGAVAQAGPGGALLAYACVGIMVYFLMTSLGEMATYRPESGSFNTYAARYVDPAFGFAMGWNFWYNWAITIAAELSAATIIIKYWFPESSSFIWSLLFLAVIFLLNVLSVKGYGESEYWFAMIKIVVVILFLVVGVLMIFGILGGKAVGFSNFTVGDAPFNGGLLAFIGVFMAAGFSFQGTELIGVAAGESENPREHVPKAIRQVFWRILIFYILAILVIGLIIPYTTPSLLNGELTDIGVSPFTLVFEKAGLAFAAAVMNAVILSSVLSAGNSGMYASTRVLYALAKEGKAPRIFGRLNRRGIPQNALLLTTAVGMLAFLASLFGDGIVYQWLLNASGMCGFITWLGIAISHYRFRRAFYAQGKSMDELPFKAKWFPFGPLFAFVLCAIVILGQSLSYITPEAIDWKSIFASYISVPLFLILWLGYKFINKTKVVPLTECDLNSGHSLDKK, encoded by the coding sequence ATGGCATCTTCTCCATCTTCACCACCGCGTGAACTCAAAGCAGGTCTACGAGCAAGACATATGACAATGATCGCTCTCGGCGGTTCGATCGGTACTGGTCTATTTCTCGCCAGTGGTGGGGCAGTCGCTCAGGCAGGCCCTGGCGGTGCATTACTCGCGTATGCTTGTGTAGGTATTATGGTGTATTTTCTAATGACCAGTCTAGGGGAAATGGCAACGTATCGTCCTGAATCCGGTTCGTTCAATACGTATGCCGCTCGTTATGTTGATCCTGCTTTTGGATTCGCAATGGGTTGGAATTTCTGGTACAACTGGGCGATTACGATTGCAGCGGAATTATCTGCGGCAACGATTATTATTAAGTACTGGTTCCCGGAAAGTTCTTCGTTTATCTGGAGTCTATTGTTTTTAGCGGTTATCTTTTTACTTAATGTTCTGTCTGTTAAAGGTTACGGGGAATCGGAGTACTGGTTCGCGATGATCAAAATTGTAGTTGTTATTCTTTTCCTTGTTGTTGGGGTGTTAATGATCTTCGGGATTCTCGGTGGCAAAGCAGTAGGATTCAGCAACTTTACTGTAGGTGATGCTCCGTTTAATGGAGGACTGTTAGCCTTTATCGGTGTATTTATGGCGGCAGGATTTTCATTTCAAGGCACAGAATTAATCGGGGTTGCAGCCGGTGAAAGTGAAAATCCACGTGAACATGTACCGAAAGCGATTCGTCAGGTATTCTGGCGTATTCTTATTTTTTATATTTTAGCGATTTTGGTGATTGGATTGATTATTCCTTACACCACACCTTCTCTTTTGAATGGTGAGCTAACTGATATAGGTGTCAGCCCGTTTACACTGGTATTTGAAAAAGCAGGGCTTGCGTTTGCAGCAGCAGTCATGAATGCTGTTATCCTATCTTCGGTTCTATCAGCAGGTAACTCGGGAATGTATGCTTCTACTCGTGTATTGTATGCACTGGCGAAAGAAGGCAAAGCGCCTCGTATCTTCGGACGACTGAATCGTCGCGGGATTCCACAAAATGCATTATTATTAACGACTGCTGTAGGAATGTTAGCTTTTCTAGCTTCTTTGTTCGGGGATGGAATTGTGTATCAATGGTTACTTAATGCTTCAGGAATGTGCGGCTTTATCACCTGGCTTGGAATCGCAATTAGTCATTACCGCTTCCGTCGTGCTTTTTACGCACAGGGTAAAAGTATGGATGAGTTGCCTTTCAAAGCAAAATGGTTCCCGTTTGGCCCATTATTTGCTTTTGTATTATGTGCTATTGTTATTCTGGGTCAAAGTCTATCGTATATTACACCGGAAGCTATTGACTGGAAATCGATTTTCGCTTCATATATCAGTGTGCCGTTATTTCTTATTTTGTGGTTAGGATATAAGTTCATCAATAAAACAAAAGTGGTTCCACTGACAGAATGTGATCTCAATAGCGGGCATTCTTTAGATAAAAAATAA
- a CDS encoding glycoside hydrolase family 43 protein: protein MLTLTALLFSVVPNGKIFAAAWPLSGDVGVHDPSLIKEGNSWYTFSTGQGIQVLKSDNGNNWYRVPQVFLSPPAWWKTYVPKQATNDVWAPDVKTYNGRTWLYYSISSFGSNTSAIGLASASSIGAGSWRDDGLVLRTTSGSNDYNAIDPELVIDASGNPWLAFGSFWSGLKLTKLDKNTMKPTGSITSIAARPNNGGAIEAPSITYRNGYYYLFASIDNCCKGVNSTYKIVYGRSTSITGPYVDKNGVNMLNGGGTILDSGNAQWKGPGGEDIVGNNIIARHAYDANDNGAPKLLISDLNWDSSGWPTY, encoded by the coding sequence ATGTTGACCTTAACAGCACTTCTTTTTTCTGTTGTACCTAACGGTAAAATTTTTGCGGCAGCCTGGCCATTATCAGGAGATGTCGGTGTCCATGATCCCTCTTTAATTAAAGAAGGAAATAGCTGGTACACTTTTTCGACCGGACAAGGTATTCAAGTCTTAAAATCCGATAATGGCAACAACTGGTATCGTGTACCGCAAGTATTCTTATCTCCTCCAGCATGGTGGAAAACATATGTACCCAAACAAGCAACAAATGATGTCTGGGCGCCTGATGTAAAAACATATAATGGCCGTACATGGTTGTACTATTCGATTTCTTCTTTTGGTTCCAATACATCGGCTATTGGACTAGCTTCAGCAAGTAGTATTGGTGCAGGTAGCTGGCGTGATGATGGTCTAGTATTACGCACAACTTCAGGCTCTAACGATTACAATGCGATTGATCCTGAATTGGTAATCGATGCTTCTGGTAATCCATGGTTAGCTTTCGGTTCATTCTGGAGCGGTCTTAAATTAACCAAACTGGACAAAAATACAATGAAACCAACAGGCAGTATCACTTCGATCGCGGCTCGTCCTAACAATGGTGGAGCAATTGAAGCACCATCAATCACGTACCGTAACGGATATTACTACTTGTTCGCTTCTATTGATAACTGCTGTAAAGGTGTAAATAGTACGTACAAAATTGTCTATGGACGCTCTACAAGTATTACCGGTCCTTATGTAGATAAAAATGGTGTTAATATGCTTAATGGTGGCGGTACGATTTTAGATAGTGGTAACGCACAATGGAAAGGCCCGGGCGGTGAAGATATCGTTGGCAATAATATTATTGCTCGTCATGCGTATGATGCCAATGATAATGGAGCACCCAAGCTGTTAATTAGTGATCTCAACTGGGATTCCAGTGGTTGGCCTACGTATTAG
- a CDS encoding transglutaminase domain-containing protein, with translation MNRSSQLWVKTLLAGTLVFSTVPAISFSGNTAYAATSQITVNSTSDIVDQLYKGLMNRSAQVTFTYKGSTAKLKAMLQDSFETALEKDPYTMYILDSYGLTWRSNAYSALVTVDMKYRETVAQTKYVNDQVVQTVAQIITPGMNDHQKVKAIHDWVVQHLKYDETYTRYTAYEALHDGTAVCQGYALLTYALLKQAGVENKIVEGTAGGELHAWNLVNIDGNWYHMDTTWDDPLPDQGDGVDTNYYLRTDAQMKQDHNWTKTYPAANVAYKDTLNTLIASGGDTSGFYKQLEQNLNYAVDNSPAAVDSATALKEQVKNAKAGGQSSLVFRYSGNITSLKSDLSRLSSVGIKSISYTVQSLGSSNDLKVNLSWK, from the coding sequence ATGAATAGATCAAGTCAACTTTGGGTGAAGACCCTTTTAGCCGGAACATTAGTATTTTCTACAGTTCCAGCGATTTCGTTTAGTGGTAATACTGCATACGCGGCTACTTCACAGATCACTGTAAACAGCACATCAGATATCGTTGATCAATTGTACAAAGGATTAATGAACCGTAGTGCACAAGTAACATTTACGTACAAAGGCAGTACAGCCAAATTAAAAGCAATGTTACAAGACTCATTTGAGACAGCATTGGAAAAAGATCCATATACAATGTATATCTTGGATAGCTATGGTCTAACATGGCGCAGTAATGCGTATTCTGCTCTGGTAACGGTAGATATGAAGTACCGGGAGACAGTCGCTCAGACTAAATATGTAAATGATCAAGTCGTTCAGACGGTCGCTCAAATTATTACACCGGGTATGAATGATCACCAGAAAGTAAAAGCAATTCATGATTGGGTAGTCCAACATCTGAAATATGATGAAACGTATACACGTTATACGGCTTATGAAGCGTTGCATGATGGTACAGCTGTATGTCAAGGTTATGCATTATTGACGTATGCATTGCTCAAACAAGCTGGCGTAGAGAACAAAATTGTAGAAGGTACAGCAGGCGGCGAGCTTCATGCTTGGAACCTTGTGAATATCGATGGCAATTGGTACCACATGGATACAACATGGGATGATCCATTACCCGATCAAGGCGATGGAGTAGATACTAATTATTATCTACGTACCGATGCTCAGATGAAACAAGATCATAACTGGACCAAAACGTATCCTGCGGCAAATGTAGCTTACAAGGATACATTGAACACATTAATAGCTTCCGGTGGCGATACTTCAGGATTTTACAAACAATTGGAACAAAACTTAAATTATGCTGTAGATAACTCTCCAGCGGCAGTAGACTCAGCAACAGCTTTAAAAGAACAAGTGAAAAACGCTAAAGCAGGCGGACAATCTTCATTGGTATTCCGCTATAGCGGTAATATCACTAGCTTAAAAAGCGATCTAAGTCGTCTATCTTCTGTAGGGATCAAATCAATCTCTTACACTGTACAATCGCTAGGAAGTTCTAACGATCTTAAAGTTAACTTGTCTTGGAAATAA